gccaatcagaagattaaaaaaaaatatatatattcgtATCAACCAGTTCATCTACAGACTTccttgatggaaaaaaaaaattttttgtttttttaccctGCATTTTTTGTGAATTGAGTAAATATTCTGTAAATGAGCTAAACTCATATGAAATGCTATAGAAGATGATGCTGAGCTTGCTAACCGTACTGATGGCAGCTCTACACACTGGTCTAGAAGACGTCTCTAATGGGAGCTGATGATGTTGTGCGATCTTTAATCTCTTGCTGTTTTGGGCTCATATGGCAGATGACAGCGAGCCTGGACTCAGTGGGGCGGATACAGATGAGAACGAGACGCACGCTCCGAGGTCATCTCGCCAAAATCTACGCCATGCACTGGGGCAGCGActccaggtgtgtttgattgaaGGGTCTCTAACCATCacgatttattttatatacagaaaACCCTGCTTTAAACACTCTGGGCTGGTCTCCTTTCAACTGTGTGattaatattacatgaaataacGCTTGGGACCCTGGTGTTCGTTTTCCGTGGAGCTGTAATAAGGCCTTTCCCACCATGTTGCTCAAATCCCATCTGTGTCCCATATTAATTACATTTCGTTGATTGAAAAATAGATAAGCTGCAGTGTGGATATTTATAATTTCTTTGCCTTTTTTCAGGTTACTTGTCAGTGCCTCCCAAGATGGCAAACTGATCATATGGGATGGTTATACGACCAACAAGGTAATGAGATACTAGAGCCGTGtacactggaaaaaaataacattgttttattcaaattaaaaatgttaattattatcaccgacctaaatacattaatttatacagACAAAGATCATTTTCATGGGTTGAATCAGGTAAAACATGCTCTGTGAGGGAATAGTTAAAATGTGCTcccctcaggctatccaagatgtagatcggatttggagaaatgtaacattgcagtgaatgggtgccgtcagaatgagagtccaaacagctgataaaaacatcacaataatccacaccactccagtccatcagttaccatctggagaagacaaaagctgaaacaaatccagcattaagacgtttttaactaaaatatgagtccataataacgcttcctccagtgaaaaagtgttctggtctgaatcaggagagaaatctgcacagatcaagtaGTGTTTACAaaccaaaacagctctaaacaaatatgtgtctggattttgatgtgagagacaacagcagatgggctttttcactggaggaagagttattatgaattattgattttagcCGGAAGcaagagtttgaagttaaaaagaacaaaaaaaaaaaacatcttaatgctggattagtttcagcttttgtcttctccagatgttaactgatggactggagtgctgtggattattgtgatgtttttatcgactctcattctgacggcacccattcactgcagagcatccattgctgagacactgatgcagagacacatttctacaaacctgatgaggaaaactacatcttggatggcttgacCATATTTGGATGAGGTATTCCTTTAAGGTAAAAGGTTACTGCTTTTTAcagttgttttcttttaatcttCAGCTTTATCTCGTTATATTGCTGAAGTAAGCTGCATGTTTCTGACTCTGTCCGGCAGATGCACGCTATTCCCCTGCGCTCCTCTTGGGTCATGACCTGTGCCTACGCCCCGTCGGGGAACTACGTGGCCTGCGGAGGCCTGGACAACATCTGCTCCACCTACAGCCTTAAAACCCGCGAGGGCAACGTCAGGGTCAACCGAGAACTGGCTGGACACACAGGTAGAGTCACTTCAGTCTCTTCAGTAATATTACTTAGTACTTCCTCTAAAACAGGGGTTAATCAGCAGAACCCCTTTGACCTGAAATGTTTGCTAAGTaaatttttcaataatttaacaacacatttgcgTATTCTCGGTTCGCTGATGCCGGTttatgcaggtaaacaaataaaatgtgttttatttttactgtttttattgtaataatattgatgattttaaataataataaatccactactggtcaaaagttttgaattaattaatttacttatttttttaaaattcagtttcatCACAGGAGaaaattacattataacatatatttaaattagtgcagtcaaaagattaatcgcatccaaaatgaaagtttttgtttgcaaaatatgtgtgtactgtgtatatgtattagcatatattttgaaaatatttacatgtatgtaCATGTCTATTCATATAagttatatcatatataaatatatttaatgtataaacataacacatttttcttaaatgtatgcatgcatgtgtgtatttatatatgcataataaatatacacagtagactcccatatattatgtaaacaaacttttattttggatgcaattaatcttTTGACAGAACTAATTTAAAttagtattttatgtattttatattgtatgtaaacataattatgtatttaaattcgacattatgatttaattaactaaatattattacctTGGCTAACTCACAAACctcagtttgggaaaccctgctCTAAAACAGTTCTTTCTGTGTGGCATTTCGTACAATATGTAATTAATCAATGAAAGATataattaatgatttttttattaatgattcTGTAGGCTATCTGTCTTGCTGTCGTTTTCTTGATGACAATCAGATCATCACCAGCTCTGGTGACACCACATGGTGAGTTAATGTcacatacaataataataattaaactgaTTATTGTGTAGCATTAGTACGTCAAGGGATAAATGGTGTATgctttgttaacattatttggcatttacatattttattttgattatttaaaaattatgttttattttttaattgtatatgattaaaaaatcatatacatattttattttattttataatgaattttattttatccaaagcattgGATAAAGGTATCCAAAGCATCCTGGCATTTAAGGtatgggattcgaacccatgaccttttcATTGCTATCGGAAATATTTATTGCAATGTTAAATGCATAATAGGTGTTATTTCATGTTGTCTTTGAATTAAAagcatttggttttaatttaaaCGAAATGGACTCCGTGTTTAACTTTGCTCctgcagtgcattgtgggacATTGAGACGGGCCAGCAGACCACCAGTTTCACGGGACACACGGGTGATGTCATGAGTCTGTCGGTGAGTCCCGACTTAAAGACGTTCGTGTCAGGAGCCTGCGACGCTTCTGCCAAACTGTGGGACATCAGAGACGGGATGTGCAGGCAGTCCTTCACCGGCCACGTCTCGGATATTAATGCCGTCTGCGTAAGTATTTCAATCGACTTTTAAAATCACGCTTGCTGTTTGTTTAAATTGGGTGGTGTTTATTGTGTTCTAGAAGCTCCACCACTTGGCTAGTCAGCCCTCTACATTGCGAGTAAATCACTTGCATATGCGACCAAATCTTCACTCTGGGctactaaatgatgtctaatataagccactggctaatacattctcagattttactcgccagtgtgtgagttgtaTAAGTTTAGCAGATATTCACTCGCCGAACACACTGACTGAACGCTTCAGAATTTCACTCTCCGTTAAGCGAtttctgcttttttcagttcatctgaatggatgtgCGGCGCACCTGTATTTGTGCATTTGACGTACCGCAAACTCTAGTGTTTACGTTGTATCATGCAAAATTGACGTGCTACATGTAAAcaagttcctttggaattcttcagatTTTAAGAACTGTTGAGTTCTCTGGttgtgggcggaactaatgcgcaaacggcaatctcattggctggttTCATTGgctgatttcagcaaatcagttcgagcGAACGCACACAacctgattaatattcatgaacccagcagctcagtaatccttagtgcattttatattgttattagtagtagcattcgtagtagttttgttatcttatcagtattacttttttatgttttttttttatttttttttttatagaaacacGAAATGATAAACAATATCTTAAGCACCACCTCCAATCCTAAATTCAG
The Onychostoma macrolepis isolate SWU-2019 chromosome 11, ASM1243209v1, whole genome shotgun sequence genome window above contains:
- the gnb4b gene encoding guanine nucleotide binding protein (G protein), beta polypeptide 4b, which codes for MSELEQLRQEAEQLRNQIRDARKACSDSTLSQMTASLDSVGRIQMRTRRTLRGHLAKIYAMHWGSDSRLLVSASQDGKLIIWDGYTTNKMHAIPLRSSWVMTCAYAPSGNYVACGGLDNICSTYSLKTREGNVRVNRELAGHTGYLSCCRFLDDNQIITSSGDTTCALWDIETGQQTTSFTGHTGDVMSLSVSPDLKTFVSGACDASAKLWDIRDGMCRQSFTGHVSDINAVCFFPNGNAFTTGSDDATCRLFDLRADQELMMYSHDNIICGITSVAFSKSGRLLLAGYDDFNCNVWDTLKGERAGVLAGHDNRVSCLGVPDDGMAVATGSWDSFLRIWN